One genomic region from Leptolyngbyaceae cyanobacterium JSC-12 encodes:
- a CDS encoding ATP-dependent metalloprotease FtsH (IMG reference gene:2510096305~PFAM: FtsH Extracellular; Peptidase family M41; ATPase family associated with various cellular activities (AAA)~TIGRFAM: ATP-dependent metalloprotease FtsH), giving the protein MNKRWRNVGLYALLAIVVISLATAFIDGRQPPSRGSVPYSEFIRSVESGKPPKLGEENTKISKVRISADRSQARYRSGDTEYVVNLPPSDPGLVEILTKNGVDIVVTPQAEGGDFWFKALSSLFFPILLLVGLFFLLRRAQNGPGSQAMNFGKSKARVQMEPQTQVTFGDVAGIDQAKLELNEVVDFLKNADRFTAVGAKIPKGVLLVGPPGTGKTLLARAVAGEAGVPFFSISGSEFVEMFVGVGASRVRDLFEQAKANAPCIVFIDEIDAVGRQRGAGLGGGNDEREQTLNQLLTEMDGFEGNTGIIIIAATNRPDVLDAALLRPGRFDRQVVVDRPDYAGRLEILRVHARGKTLAKDVDLEKIARRTPGFTGADLSNLLNEAAILAARRNLTEISMDEVNDAIDRVLAGPEKKDRVMSEKRKELVAYHEAGHALVGALMPDYDPVQKISIIPRGRAGGLTWFTPSEDRMDSGLYSRSYLQNQMAVALGGRIAEELVFGEEEVTTGASNDLQQVARVARQMVTRFGMSDRLGPVALGRQQGNMFLGRDIAAERDFSEETAAAIDDEVRNLVDQAYRRAKAVLTQNRAVLDKLAQMLVEKETVDAEELQDLLSNSDVRVASIA; this is encoded by the coding sequence GTGAATAAGCGGTGGAGAAATGTTGGTTTATACGCCTTGCTGGCGATCGTCGTCATTTCGCTAGCAACGGCATTTATTGATGGTAGACAGCCTCCATCTAGAGGTTCAGTGCCTTACAGCGAGTTCATTCGAAGCGTTGAGTCAGGCAAACCTCCAAAGCTCGGCGAAGAAAATACCAAGATCAGCAAAGTTCGGATCAGTGCAGATCGCTCTCAGGCACGGTACCGTAGTGGAGATACGGAATATGTTGTCAATCTGCCTCCCAGTGACCCCGGACTGGTTGAAATCCTCACCAAAAATGGTGTTGATATTGTTGTGACGCCCCAAGCAGAAGGGGGAGATTTCTGGTTCAAAGCACTCAGCAGTCTTTTCTTCCCCATTTTGCTGTTGGTGGGTCTGTTCTTCCTGCTTCGACGAGCACAAAATGGACCTGGCAGTCAGGCAATGAACTTTGGCAAGTCCAAGGCTCGTGTACAAATGGAGCCTCAGACTCAGGTCACGTTTGGTGATGTAGCAGGGATTGATCAGGCAAAGCTGGAATTGAATGAAGTGGTTGATTTCTTGAAGAATGCTGATCGCTTCACAGCAGTTGGTGCCAAAATTCCTAAGGGTGTGCTGTTAGTTGGACCTCCAGGAACTGGAAAAACCCTTCTGGCTCGCGCAGTTGCAGGTGAAGCAGGGGTTCCCTTCTTCTCCATTTCTGGGTCTGAGTTTGTTGAAATGTTCGTCGGTGTGGGTGCTTCTCGTGTACGTGACCTGTTTGAGCAGGCTAAGGCCAATGCTCCCTGCATCGTGTTTATTGATGAAATTGATGCGGTTGGTCGTCAACGGGGTGCTGGCTTGGGTGGCGGCAACGACGAGCGGGAACAAACCTTGAACCAGTTGCTGACTGAAATGGATGGGTTCGAAGGCAACACTGGCATCATCATTATTGCTGCTACGAACCGTCCTGATGTGTTGGATGCAGCACTGCTGCGTCCAGGGCGATTTGATCGTCAGGTGGTGGTGGATCGTCCTGACTATGCGGGTCGTCTGGAAATTCTGCGGGTTCATGCTCGTGGTAAGACCCTAGCGAAAGATGTGGATTTGGAAAAGATTGCTCGTCGGACTCCTGGGTTCACTGGGGCAGATTTGTCCAACTTGTTGAATGAAGCTGCGATTCTAGCTGCCCGCCGTAACCTTACCGAAATTTCGATGGACGAAGTCAATGATGCGATTGATCGCGTCCTGGCAGGACCCGAGAAGAAAGATCGGGTGATGAGCGAGAAACGCAAGGAGTTGGTAGCTTATCACGAAGCAGGTCATGCTCTGGTGGGGGCGTTGATGCCCGATTATGACCCTGTGCAAAAGATTAGTATTATTCCGCGGGGTCGTGCTGGTGGGTTGACTTGGTTCACTCCTAGTGAAGATCGGATGGATTCTGGCTTGTACTCTCGTTCCTATTTGCAAAACCAGATGGCAGTTGCGCTGGGTGGTCGGATTGCAGAAGAGCTTGTCTTCGGTGAAGAGGAAGTGACTACAGGAGCTTCTAATGACCTGCAGCAGGTGGCACGGGTGGCTCGGCAAATGGTGACTCGCTTCGGCATGAGCGATCGCTTGGGTCCAGTCGCACTGGGTCGTCAGCAAGGCAATATGTTCCTGGGGCGGGACATTGCTGCAGAGCGAGATTTCTCCGAAGAAACTGCCGCTGCGATCGATGACGAAGTTCGCAATTTAGTGGATCAAGCGTATCGTCGTGCTAAGGCTGTGCTGACTCAGAACCGTGCTGTGCTTGATAAACTGGCGCAAATGCTGGTTGAGAAGGAAACTGTCGATGCAGAAGAGTTGCAAGACTTACTGTCAAACAGTGATGTTAGAGTGGCTTCTATTGCGTAG
- a CDS encoding protease subunit of ATP-dependent protease (IMG reference gene:2510096303~PFAM: Clp protease~TIGRFAM: ATP-dependent Clp protease, proteolytic subunit ClpP), translating into MVKLIHQVRSKSFSYMLALMYGFPLIAGLSPDAVFGKSVKRSIKNTPEHTPSSAPEACSGENGGVNEWLLKERVVMISGEIQPEMAETVILHLLYLNAQAPDKEIYVYINSGGGDIRSGMAIYDVMRAIQSDVVTVSLGEASSMASILLAGGTKGKRLALPNARIMIHQPLTGRYGQASDVAIAAKEILYQRNTLNRLLADFTGQSLKRIELDTDRDFFMSAQEARSYAVEKKGEVR; encoded by the coding sequence GTGGTCAAGTTGATTCATCAAGTGAGAAGCAAATCTTTTTCTTATATGCTTGCCCTCATGTATGGCTTTCCCCTGATTGCAGGACTCAGCCCAGATGCAGTATTTGGGAAAAGTGTGAAAAGATCAATCAAGAATACTCCAGAGCATACTCCCTCCTCTGCTCCAGAGGCTTGTTCCGGTGAAAATGGCGGCGTTAATGAGTGGTTGCTGAAAGAACGGGTGGTCATGATCAGCGGGGAAATACAGCCTGAAATGGCAGAGACGGTGATCCTGCATCTGCTGTACTTGAATGCCCAGGCTCCAGATAAAGAGATTTATGTCTACATCAACTCTGGAGGCGGTGATATTCGCTCAGGGATGGCAATCTACGATGTGATGCGTGCGATTCAGTCCGATGTTGTGACGGTGAGCCTGGGGGAAGCTAGTTCGATGGCAAGCATTTTGTTAGCTGGGGGAACGAAAGGCAAGCGATTGGCGTTGCCAAATGCCAGAATTATGATTCATCAACCCCTCACTGGGAGATATGGTCAAGCGAGCGATGTTGCGATCGCGGCTAAAGAGATTTTATATCAAAGAAATACATTGAATCGGTTGCTGGCAGACTTTACAGGGCAATCTCTCAAGCGCATTGAACTGGATACAGATCGTGATTTTTTTATGTCGGCGCAAGAGGCCAGGAGTTACGCAGTTGAGAAAAAAGGGGAGGTGCGGTAG
- a CDS encoding Calcineurin-like phosphoesterase (IMG reference gene:2510096302~PFAM: Calcineurin-like phosphoesterase) — protein MTSSPTLLTDPFLQLPTESSVRVVWFTEFKGTHHTVRYGKGLAQSVQASTTQLYRTREDADSNLANPPTRLTPRPIWRHEAEVPDLAAGKRLPYQVASTREDGAIATSKPFTLAPKPSPGQALKVLLTSDHQLKPMVAANLQKVAETAGRLDLVLLAGDLVNIPDRASEWFDDANGGAFFPALQGRASYELEKDGVKTRYTGAEILQHTPMYTAIGNHEVMGRYSDTQSLNSQYADAVPRAVAESVYLAKKPFLNPTGDPQLQADWIKNQSFNTDTYEAILSLPTSPTGGKQYYAVTFGDIRLIVLYVTNVWRTPSLAPDARGKYREREQDLNTPENWGYGQHIFEAIAKGSKQYTWLEQELNSPAFQQAKYKIVMFHHPPHSLGENSVPAYTDPIQIIDRDASGAITAIRYEYPQQKDYILRDLVPLLEKAGVQLVFYGHSHLWNRFISPSGMHFLESSNVGNSYGGYLGATKRNVPTTYQEAYPATDNPGGLQPVVPAIAPLLDANGQPQPYIASNDITVFSLFDTGTGTISSYYFDTRKPNSPVVKFDEFRLK, from the coding sequence ATGACATCCTCACCCACCCTTCTGACCGATCCATTTTTGCAACTGCCCACTGAGTCATCCGTGCGAGTGGTTTGGTTTACAGAATTTAAGGGAACTCACCATACTGTCCGCTATGGCAAAGGTTTAGCCCAGAGTGTTCAGGCAAGCACAACCCAACTATACCGGACTCGCGAAGATGCCGATTCCAATCTTGCCAATCCGCCCACCCGTCTCACACCCCGCCCCATCTGGCGGCACGAAGCCGAAGTACCAGATTTAGCTGCAGGGAAGCGACTGCCCTACCAGGTTGCTAGTACACGCGAGGATGGTGCGATCGCCACAAGCAAACCCTTTACCCTGGCACCCAAACCCTCTCCTGGTCAAGCGCTCAAGGTACTGCTCACCTCCGATCACCAACTCAAGCCAATGGTGGCAGCCAATTTGCAAAAGGTAGCAGAAACTGCTGGCAGGTTGGATCTGGTGCTGCTGGCTGGAGACTTAGTTAACATTCCTGATCGCGCTTCTGAGTGGTTTGATGATGCCAATGGAGGTGCCTTTTTCCCAGCATTGCAAGGACGTGCCAGCTACGAATTAGAAAAAGACGGAGTCAAAACGCGCTATACGGGGGCTGAAATTTTACAGCATACACCCATGTATACTGCGATTGGTAATCATGAAGTCATGGGGCGCTATTCTGACACTCAAAGTTTGAATAGTCAGTATGCCGATGCAGTACCTCGTGCCGTGGCAGAATCAGTCTATTTAGCAAAAAAGCCCTTCCTCAATCCCACAGGCGATCCGCAACTACAAGCCGACTGGATTAAAAACCAATCTTTTAACACTGATACCTACGAAGCAATTCTATCCCTACCCACCAGCCCAACGGGGGGCAAGCAGTACTATGCCGTGACTTTTGGAGACATTCGGCTTATCGTACTGTATGTGACTAACGTCTGGCGCACTCCCAGTTTGGCACCAGATGCACGAGGTAAATATCGTGAGCGGGAGCAGGACTTGAACACTCCCGAAAACTGGGGCTACGGGCAACATATCTTTGAAGCGATCGCCAAAGGCAGCAAACAATACACCTGGCTTGAACAGGAACTCAACAGTCCTGCATTTCAACAGGCGAAGTATAAAATTGTGATGTTTCACCATCCGCCTCACTCTCTAGGTGAAAATAGCGTTCCTGCGTATACTGATCCCATTCAAATCATTGATCGCGATGCATCTGGCGCAATTACAGCAATTCGTTACGAATATCCCCAGCAAAAGGACTACATTCTGCGAGATTTAGTGCCGCTGCTGGAAAAAGCTGGAGTGCAGTTAGTGTTTTACGGACATTCTCATCTCTGGAATCGGTTTATCAGTCCCAGCGGGATGCACTTTCTGGAAAGCTCAAATGTGGGTAACTCCTACGGAGGCTACCTGGGAGCCACGAAGCGGAATGTGCCCACTACCTATCAGGAAGCGTATCCAGCAACCGATAATCCTGGTGGATTACAACCAGTTGTTCCTGCGATCGCGCCGTTGCTGGATGCCAACGGTCAACCACAACCCTATATTGCTAGCAATGACATTACTGTATTCAGTCTTTTCGACACGGGAACAGGCACTATTAGCAGCTATTACTTCGACACGCGCAAGCCCAATTCTCCTGTTGTCAAGTTTGATGAGTTTCGGCTGAAGTAG
- a CDS encoding transposase family protein (IMG reference gene:2510096304~PFAM: Transposase DDE domain), which yields MNPPKVNEYDYINFLIAAQKAYSCTEAERVQPESDNAAAHDAITRLLHRLEPSTQQLWQEAQSQVRLHQGILVVDDSTLDKWYAKKMELVTRHWSGKHGRVVQGINLITLLWSEGDRHLPLDYRFYEKGVDGSTKNDHFRSMLETAKERGFAPRCVVFDSWYSSLENLKLIRDYGWIWLTRLKRNRQVNPDNTGNRPLHKVVLAATGTVLHLKGYGFIKVFKMVAPNGDIDYWATNDLGMGELQRLQFAEVGWAIEEYHRGLKQCCGVERAQVRSSRAQRNHVGLAIRAFLRLEVHMWTTGISWYEAKAAIVRDAIRSFLAAPRFILNPTA from the coding sequence ATGAATCCACCCAAAGTCAACGAATACGACTACATCAACTTTCTGATTGCGGCGCAGAAGGCCTATAGCTGCACGGAAGCCGAACGAGTGCAACCGGAGTCTGATAATGCCGCTGCCCATGACGCAATTACTCGGTTGTTGCATCGACTGGAGCCATCGACTCAGCAGTTGTGGCAAGAAGCGCAGTCGCAAGTACGGTTGCACCAGGGAATTTTAGTGGTAGATGACTCAACGCTCGACAAGTGGTATGCCAAGAAGATGGAATTGGTGACTCGGCACTGGTCGGGCAAGCATGGACGGGTAGTGCAAGGCATCAACCTAATTACGCTGCTATGGAGTGAGGGAGACCGTCACCTTCCGTTGGACTATCGATTTTACGAAAAGGGTGTCGATGGCTCAACCAAAAACGACCACTTCCGCTCGATGCTTGAAACTGCCAAGGAACGAGGGTTTGCGCCCCGATGTGTGGTGTTTGATAGTTGGTACAGTAGCTTGGAGAACCTTAAGTTGATTCGAGATTATGGTTGGATTTGGTTGACTCGACTCAAGCGCAATCGGCAGGTCAACCCGGACAATACAGGCAATCGCCCTCTGCATAAGGTCGTGCTTGCGGCGACTGGCACGGTGCTCCATCTCAAAGGTTATGGGTTCATCAAAGTGTTCAAGATGGTTGCCCCAAACGGTGACATTGATTACTGGGCAACCAATGACCTGGGGATGGGTGAGCTACAACGGCTGCAATTTGCCGAGGTTGGTTGGGCAATTGAGGAGTACCATCGCGGACTCAAACAGTGCTGTGGCGTTGAACGGGCGCAGGTTCGCTCAAGTCGTGCCCAGCGCAATCATGTGGGTTTAGCCATTCGCGCTTTCCTGCGCTTAGAGGTGCACATGTGGACGACAGGTATCAGTTGGTACGAAGCGAAAGCGGCGATCGTCCGGGATGCCATTCGCTCCTTTTTAGCGGCTCCTCGTTTCATCCTCAATCCAACTGCGTAA
- a CDS encoding ABC-type antimicrobial peptide transport system, permease component (IMG reference gene:2510096306~PFAM: Predicted permease) has translation MGIHITDLLSTTYQSLRSNMLRSLLTTLSMFMGVATVTATLHVKHISQAMITAELAQRDAPQVGIGIAWMPRRDHIALKAEEMDYLKPRLAGMRAITAVSWWGTFSVMHQGIEANPGVLAVSKEFLFTDGHSLSAGRGFTDTDFQAFHPVAIIDQFLVDRLFQGKNPLGKRFYLKGKPFTVIGVVPTKKSTDSEPRGLIMVPLAIYSAMTGNRTVDVIQVSPYDLRDLETLGKQAATLLKQRHPGRETWHFNNAEDILEQQRTLDMASKALTVVAVISLLIGGVGIANVMISAVTERIPEIGLRRAIGATKLDVMLQFILEAAVLSLVGGVTALATVHGLTVIISNTFELPYRFDSTTAAIALASALVVGIGAGLPPALRASHIDPVIALRS, from the coding sequence ATGGGAATTCATATTACCGATTTACTTTCTACTACGTATCAGTCGTTGCGGAGCAATATGCTGCGATCACTGTTGACGACACTAAGCATGTTCATGGGGGTGGCGACAGTAACCGCAACTTTGCATGTGAAGCACATCAGTCAAGCGATGATTACAGCAGAATTAGCTCAGCGGGATGCACCGCAAGTAGGAATTGGAATAGCCTGGATGCCCCGACGCGATCACATTGCCCTGAAAGCGGAAGAAATGGACTATCTCAAACCACGACTGGCTGGAATGCGAGCCATCACCGCTGTAAGCTGGTGGGGCACATTTTCAGTAATGCATCAGGGCATTGAAGCTAATCCAGGAGTGCTCGCGGTTTCTAAAGAATTCCTGTTTACTGATGGACACTCGCTGAGTGCAGGGCGCGGCTTTACAGATACCGACTTTCAGGCGTTTCATCCTGTTGCCATCATTGATCAGTTTTTAGTGGATCGCCTGTTTCAGGGTAAAAACCCTCTGGGCAAGCGATTTTACCTGAAAGGTAAACCGTTTACGGTGATCGGGGTTGTCCCAACCAAAAAAAGCACTGACTCTGAACCCAGAGGACTGATCATGGTGCCGCTAGCGATTTATAGTGCCATGACTGGCAATCGCACCGTCGATGTAATTCAAGTTAGTCCCTATGATCTTAGAGACTTAGAAACCCTGGGTAAGCAAGCAGCGACCCTGCTTAAACAACGCCACCCCGGTCGAGAAACCTGGCACTTTAACAATGCAGAAGATATCCTGGAGCAGCAACGCACCCTGGATATGGCTTCCAAAGCGCTGACTGTGGTTGCTGTGATTTCCTTGCTAATTGGTGGGGTTGGCATCGCCAATGTGATGATTAGCGCTGTTACTGAACGAATTCCAGAAATTGGCTTGCGGCGTGCGATCGGTGCCACCAAATTAGACGTTATGTTGCAATTTATTTTGGAAGCGGCAGTGCTCAGCCTGGTAGGGGGAGTTACTGCTCTGGCTACAGTTCACGGCTTAACGGTGATTATCTCAAATACGTTTGAACTACCGTATCGATTCGACTCTACCACTGCCGCGATCGCTCTCGCTTCTGCCCTAGTTGTTGGCATTGGTGCTGGGCTACCTCCTGCTCTCCGCGCCAGCCATATTGATCCGGTCATTGCTCTTCGGTCTTGA